The genomic stretch NNNNNNNNNNNNNNNNNNNNNNNNNNNNNNNNNNNNNNNNNNNNNNNNNNNNNNNNNNNNNNNNNNNNNNNNNNNNNNNNNNNNNNNNNNNNNNNNNNNNNNNNNNNNNNNNNNNNNNNNNNNNNNNNNNNNNNNNNNNNNNNNNNNNNNNNNNNNNNNNNNNNNNNNNNNNNNNNNNNNNNNNNNNNNNNNNNNNNNNNNNNNNNNNNNNNNNNNNNNNNNNNNNNNNNNNNNNNNNNNNNNNNNNNNNNNNNNNNNNNNNNNNNNNNNNNNNNNNNNNNNNNNNNNNNNNNNNNNNNNNNNNNNNNNNNNNNNNNNNNNNNNNNNNNNNNNNNNNNNNNNNNNNNNNNNNNNNNNNNNNNNNNNNNNNNNNNNNNNNNNNNNNNNNNNNNNNNNNNNNNNNNNNNNNNNNNNNNNNNNNNNNNNNNNNNNNNNNNNNNNNNNNNNNNNNNNNNNNNNNNNNNNNNNNNNNNNNNNNNNNNNNNNNNNNNNNNNNNNNNNNNNNNNNNNNNNNNNNNNNNNNNNNNNNNNNNNNNNNNNNNNNNNNNNNNNNNNNNNNNNNNNNNNNNNNNNNNNNNNNNNNNNNNNNNNNNNNNNNNNNNNNNNNNNNNNNNNNNNNNNNNNNNNNNNNNNNNNNNNNNNgggaaatcgggttccctcccccttcctttataactgagtgtctggaaatagtaaaattgagctttgatcagaatcttgtcttagcttcattcccttctctcgccgcctagcccctcttctcttccaggtttccaaaatgcctttccaggctagaacccaggctgtgatctgctggccggacacaacactcCCTCACCCCCAGTTGGCCCAAGCTTATTATCCTTTGGTTTGCTATCCTTTCCACTTTTCTCTCTATTCAGGGCTCCAATATCAAAACTCACCACAGGgtggtgagacagctcagcaggtaaaagcacttaccACAAAgacctggagacctgagtttgattcccagaacccacatagaggagaaaggagagagccaagtccacaaagctgtcttctgacctacatTTGTGCATGGTAGcaagtgtgcacgtgtgtgcttcccccaccccacataaataataaattaaaattaaaaagaaaaccaaggttgggcatggtggcatacacctttttttttttttaatttatttattatatgtaagtacactgtagctgtcctcagacacaccagaagagggcatcagatctcattacagatggttgtgagccaccatgtggttgctgggatttgaactgaggacctctggaagaacagtcagtgctcttaaccactgagccatctctccagtcccaatggcacacacctttaatcccaacactcagaaagaaggtagaagcaggtggagctctgagaatttaaggccagcctgctctacatagtgagatcctgtctcaaaaccagaaaCACTATCACCATACAAACAACAGCAAACCCAGCTCACCTCTACTGGGTTTCACTGGGCTTTGTAGGGCCAAAGCACTCTGCACTTGCCTGTCATCGCTTTCTGGTCCTGCTTTGCAGGGATGTCACCTTTGCAATCTTGCCACATAGGATATCATGATAAAAGGAACTGTGGtgaaatgaataaatggatgaaaAGTGTAGTGAATGAACCACTAGTCCAGAGCTCATTGCCCTGTCCTGCCCTGCTGCTGGCCACTACACCTCACAGTCTGATGCTGAAGTGGTGAGAACTGCAAAGGTCTGGGTCATTCTGAGACCTGTCTTCAAGTTTTCTTCTTGTAAGTACGGTCTGTGTGTGAAGGGTTCTTCCTGATAGAAAGACTTCACCCTTCTCTCATGTAAACCATGCTTTGAGGAGGTGGGGGGCAACTCAGTAGACATAGTACTAGCTCAGTCTGCTCAAAGCCCTAGGTTAAATTTAATCCAGAGCATCACAGAAACCCCCATAATCCTGGCCCTAGAGGGGAAGGCAAGCAGATTTAAACGTGCAAAATCATCTTCAGTCATAgcgcaagttcaaggccaacccaggCTATACAAGATCAcattccagaaagaaagagaaagaaagaaagaaagaaagaaagaaagaaagaaagaaagaaagaaagaaagaaagaaagaaagaaagaaactccttTGTGGCTAAAACTTTATTTCCTGAAGCAGAATTGGTTTTGACACAAAAATTCAAGGATTGGGGCCACTGTTAGGAAGTCTGTCCATGCTgtgcggtggtggtgcacgcctttaatcccagcacttgggaggcagaggcaggcgggtttctgagttcgaggccagcctggtctacaaagtgagttccaggacagccagggctacacagagaaaccctgtctcaaaggaaaaaacaaaaaacaaaaaaatgaagtctGTCCATCGTCGGTCCACCTTTCTAGGTTCTACTCTATTTAGACTAACTCTCCACAAAGCTCTAGAAGTTTCTCCAGGGCCTAGAAGCTACACAGCCCAGCTTCCCACTCTTGAGGCCCCATCCGTAGAAACTCTAGGCCTGAACAACTTTTACTCTGAACTTAGACTTTGTGTTCCAACCTCCTTCCCTTCTACACCCTCCACATACTATTTCCACAGGAAAGAGCCAGTCTGCCTCTGGAGAGGCGTTTCCATGGGAAACAGAAGAGGGAGACTAAGAGGCAGCTATGCCTCctcacagagagcagagctgcTCCACCTCCATCTCACAGTCATAGAATTTCTCAAAGAGTTCTGGAGAGGCACTGTTGCATTCAAGCCACCTCCTCAGGGTGCACAGTGCCTGCAGGGCATCGGCTTTGGTGGGCAGGGGCTCAAAGCCATCTTCTTCCCTCCCACTGTCTTCAGTACCCGTCTCCTCTTTGCACACTCTAGGCCCTGGGTCCTCATCCTCCAGGTCCACAAAGTGAGAAAACTCCTCTTGGCTCAGCCCACTAGGGACTGGTGACATCTCAGTGTCTTTGTCCAGGGACAGTGGTGTTTTGCCCGGAGCGAGCCCTTCTTGAACAAAGCTGCTCAAAATGAGCTGGCGAGGTACCTTGGCCCAAGCTGCGGCCACCATGTGCAGAGCATCCAAAACTGTGATGCTAGCCCTGGCCTCCGCCAGGGAGGTGCCCTCTTTCCCACTCTGCATGGCAGCCAGTTTGCTCAGCAGACGGTGACGGTAATGGGCCTTAAAGGCCAAAACCACAGAGCCAGGCAGGGAAGGAGTGgtgctggaggcagagagaggcaggagtcGAACGTGATGGAGTCCAGGAAGACTGGCCCATTCCTCTACCACTCCAGAAGCCAGTAGCAAGGCGACCTGTCGGCCCTGCTGTCCCATGTCCTGGTCAAACTGTGCCAGCCACTCTGACCAGGGAATGGCTAGGTCAGGGTGATAAGAGGTAGGCAGTGCCTCACTGCTGACCCCAAAGAAGCATCTTGGGGCAGCCTGGAGCCCACCCACAAATACCCTTCGCTTTTCTGTGCCTCTGCTGTTGGCACATAACAGCACTTGCAACCGATCGCATTCAAACACTCTGCCAGGCACCCCGCGATACAACAAGGGTACTTCGGCACAGCCAAAAACAtcttctggtgagaagtctttaAGAGAAAGAGGTGGCTGGGCCTGAGATGGGAGAACTGCAGGAGGAGCTTCAGGAGGGAACAGAGGGACAAGGACCTGGCGAGCCCCAAAGCCCACATTGTTTCGACGTTTCCAGCGGACCAGCCAGCCAATGCTAGGCACGAAATCCTGGCCCATGATATCGGCCAGTTCCTTGGCCTTGTGGAGCAACATGGGCCCCGTTACATCCCAGGCCTTGGCTCGGGCAATGTGGTACCAGCAGAGTAGAGCCTCATCGATCCCACTGTATTTGGATTCACGTTTCCGCTTCCGCTCGTGGTTGGCTGTGCCACTGCACCAGTCTGCCAACAGCTTCTCCTTATTCTTGCAGATCCGTGAGATCTGGGGCTGCGAGACCTGGAAGCGCCGGGCCACCTCTGACTGGGACATCTTAGACTCATCTAAGAGTTCCAGCACCTGGATCTTCTCAGCCAGGGACAGGGCGTGAAGCTTCTTCTTGGTGTTCAGCTCCATGACTCCCTGGGAAGCTGCTGGGGGAAGAAAAGTAGGAGAGCGTGCCAATGGCTGAGAGCAAGAAGAACAGAAGGGGTCGGGACCCCTGAAGCCAGAGCAATTCTCTGGAATGCAGAAAGCTGGAGGAGACCAGGCCAGCTGAAAGAGACACTAGATGGCCAGGCTGTGGGAGGAGAGGGCTAGACCCAGAACAGAGCTGGCAGAGTGGAGTGTTTCTGGTCCGAAGCAGAGAGAATTCTGGGCTGGGGTTTGGTATTGATGGGGTGGAAGGATGAATAGAGGCTAAAGCACAGCTGTAAAGACAATCAGGAGACAGCTGTAGGGACAACAAAGGAGCAAAACCAAGGAGAGGCCTGGGGCTGAGGCTGAGCGGGGCAGGTGTAGGGGACATTCAGGGTGCCAGGGAGGAGTCCCCTGagaggagatgatgatgatgagggcCTAGGCTGAATTTTGATGGCTGAAGGCAGGTGGTAGACTGAACGGACAGAGTCGAGATGACCAGGTGAGATGGTACAGATGACAAAGCCAGATGGATGGTGTCTGAAGGCTCTAGTACAATTCGGCGCTGGCAAGGCGGGGTGGTAAAGCTACCCAACGGTTCAACCAGGAGAGTGAAGATGCCAAGACGACAAAGGGAGACAGGGTGAGGAGGATGAGGGCAAAAGGGAAGAAGTGTCCTCTGCCCAGTGACAGCCTGGAGTGGTATCAGAGAGAAGGGAGCACCGGCCAGGAAGCAGGCGGCTCGAGCGCTGGGCTCTGCGCCCTGGTTCGCTGAGTTGACCCCTCGTCAGTCGGCTGGACCGACAGAGGCGTCGACCCCAGCCCGCCCGCCCACCCGGCTACAGGGCCTCCCGCTCCGCACCCACCTCCAGGCGCCGTCCCGCGCCTCCAGTCCCTGCCCCAGCCAGGTTCCTGGGCCTCAGCAGAACCAGAGAGTGACGGGCGCCGCGACCCCGAGGGCAGAGCGCGCCGAGAGGCTGCTTTGGAGCGGGCGCGCGCAGAGCGCGCACAGCCCGCACCCGGGTCTCTCAAGGCTGGGAAAACCTCGTCGCGGCCCCTCCGCAGCCCCGCCCTAACAAACTGATTAGCCATCGGCAGCAGCTTGTCCCGCCTCCAGTTACATCTGATTGGATGCTGTGGAAGTGGCGGTCCGTCAGACCTCGGGAGGAGGAGCTTCCTGAGTGGCGGGGTCTGGCGGGAAGACCGGCCTTAGTGCTTATCACTTGCCGACCAGCCGGCGTGCCTTGACAGCGACCCAGGTCATTTCGACCCCATCCCTACGTGGTACCTAACTGGGATACCGGCCCTCCCGGATTTGTTTTGGAAAcaagatgaaaggagaaaatgaatgaatgtaagcTTTTAGTCACAAAAGAGTTACCATGGACAGCGCTGACCTCTGGTCTCGCCAACGGGCTACAAAATACACGGGTGGCaagaaaggacatttttttttttaaaaccagtttTGGTGGGTCACGGCAAGATCTAAATTCCTATGTTAGTCACTTCCCTCCTTTGTAACTAGGTGTAGATAACTTAGCCCTCCTTGCCCCTAAACAGCCAGGACCCCACTTTTTCATAGGTTTTGAGCCTATCCATTTACCACTGGATGCTGTCAGTCTCTCCAAGTGTCGTCTCCTGCGAACCAACAATTTTCCCTTAAATCTATTTTAGTGGTCTCATCTGCACATTTCCTTTTTGGCCCTCAAGACTACTCAGTTGCTAAGGATAAGTGCCTGACTCCCTGTACTCCTGGCCTACATCGCAGGACAGGCAGTGCATAGTCCAGACGACTCCATGCAGTAGCAGGCCAGGGCTCAGTTTTCTCTGGCAACCATGACCTCAGGGTGCTCTAGAAAGATCTGAGCACACTTAAGGCGATGTATAAGTATTTAGCTAGAGGGGTTTGGGAGGGGTTCCCTTCCTTGTTGAGGCAGGGCTTTGCTGTGTAGCAGACTTCTAGTTGGATGTTAAGCTTCCTGCAgattctgtctccacttccatGTCCCTCTAAGAGTGCTGAAATAACGCACACAACATCCAGCTCCTTATCTGGGATGCAGGGGCAAAATTCAGGTGGTCAGGTTCACAGTCAAAGTTCACACCCTTGTCTTGGACAGGGGTACgaagccaataaataaatgaatggggAAAAGAAAAGTGCTTTagctagctgagccatctcccagttgTTTAGAATCTCAAAGCGGGGCTGGTGACATAGTTCAGCAGTTTAAACAGGAGACCAGAGTTCAGGAGCGGAAGAGATGGtgaagagcactgtctgctcttctaaaggtcttgGATTGGATTCCCAGCCCCTCAAAatcacctttaactccagttccaggctatCTTGGATACTTGGTACACAGacttatatgcaggcaaaatatttcttcaaaacaaaacccacaaagacCAACGTTCAGTGACTCAAAACTGCTTGTAAtttcagctctaggggatctgataccctctcacCCTGCCTCTGCACTAACATGCATATACTcaaatactttttcttaaaaCAGGGTTTCCcgaggctggagcgatggctcagcagttaagaacactgactgctcttctaaaagttctgagtttaattcccgcacccacatggtggcctacCAACATCTGAAATGGaacccaatgtcctcttctggtgtgtctgaagacagttacggtttactcatataaataaaatttaaaaaatagccgggcatggtggcccatgcctttaatcccagcacttgggaggcagaggcaggtggacttctgagtttaaagccagcctggtctacagagtgagttccaggacagccagggctacacagagaaaccctgactcgaaaaaccaaaaaaaaaaaaaaaaaaaaaaaaaaaaaaaaaacaaaaaaaacccgaGTCTCCATAtttagcctggctgtcctggaacttgctctgtacaccagcCTAGCcttgactcctgagtgctaggtctaaaggcctgtgccaccatggccaagctcatgtttttgggttttttttggtttttggtttttcgagacagggtttctctgtatagccctggctgtcctggaactcactttgtagaccaggttggcctcgaactcagaaacctgcctgcctctgcctcccaagtgctgagattaaaggcatgcgcgccaccacgcccggcttaagctCCTGTTTTTGAGATGTtaatatttgggctggagagatagctcagaggttaagagcactgggtgctcttccagaggacctagcaACCACactggttcacaaccatctatgatgtaatctaataccctcttctgacatgcaagtgtacatgcagacagagcactcatacataaaattaaatctttaaaagaaaaaagttaaaatgttaaTACATACCAAGTGAGCTATACAAGATCCACTATATAACATCCAAGTACCAATCTGGCTTATGCTCACTCACGGTCTGCACATGACACCCTGCACTGTAGACAATTCTGGCTTTGCAACTCTGCTTTGGCTTAGCCACCCAACAGGCAATGAAAGGCTCATCAGATGACAGGATCTGAGGTTACTCTCCTCTGGGCTGCTGTTGTTCTACGATGACGCTGGTAGGTTTGTAGATGGATGAAGATGAGTGGGCAGGTGGGTATTTGCAGGAGCGCAGTTGGCCTCCCCAGCCAAAGCCCTCAGATCCCCccggagttgtgagccacctaggAACGGAACTTGGCCCTGTGCAGGAATGACGAGCATCCTCTCCTCTGCTGCGCGCTCTCTCCAGGCTTAACTCTTAACTCCTTTGAGTTTAAAGCACAAATAAGCTTCTGGGCTCACTTTAACCAGGAGACATTGCAATGCCATAGATCTGCCGCGCCGCCGCCTACATATTCACAGCGAGTAAAGTCTTTCCAACCAGCCAAAAGCACAGATACGGAGAAAATGCTGAAGTTGATTTTAACcccatttttatattaattagcTTCATCCTTTATACCACTAAATTGTTATAAGTCTGAAATTACATAACAAAactgacaaaataattttacatggTGGAGTTTAACAAAAACTTTGATTTTGGGAGAAAAAGTTGTTTCAAtttaaaacaaccaaccaacaacaaaaaacccttatTGTCCTAAGTAAGTTTGAAATGAAACAACCTTTCAACAAGGAGTCAAGAGACAAACTGTCCAGCAGAAGGCTctgtaaaaatgtttatttttactaatgTTTTGAATACAGGAACTAAATATGTGAGGGGGGGCCCTCAACTTTGCAGAAAACAACAGTTTGGGCCTGCCCACAGCCAAGGGGGAAGCCCACTCTAGAGTACTGTAGAGGACTGTCCCCTCCTACTTAATGTCAGTGCCACTaagcaggaaacagaaaactCAGGGTGTGAAGACCTTACCAGCTACTAGCTAGCGTGCAAGGAAAGGGGACCATCCTGTGTCCTGGGAGCCAGGATacacaggcaggaggcagaggctcctAATTTAGTTAAGGACAGGAGGCTGAATGCCCAGGTCCAGGAAGAACAAAAAGGGGATTTTGGAGGTAGGCTTTTTTATCGAGTTAAAAAACAGGCACATTATCCAACTTCTCCCTGTGGCCCCCAAGCTGCTGGCCCAGCCCCTGACACTATCCCTCTCCCTACAAAACCAAAGGGACTAAGTATGGGGGCAGAAGATGGGAAGTTCTGAGGATAGGAAATGTCTGGGTAGCCAGAGAGCACCTGTGAGCAAGCCAGCCAagcacaggaaggacaggtttgAAGCTGCTTGTCCCTTTGTGGGACAGGGCAGAGCCAGGAGGTGCCCGAGAACATTCTAGCTCAAGCACAGAACCCCATGTAGCATGACAGAGGACAGGGGACTGCTTTGGCAGGAGGCAAAGGGAAGCAGAACTAGGGTAGGAAAAGGTCCTGGCAAGTGCCACTCAGCCAGCTCACTCCAGCTGCTTCCAGAAAAGGCCCAGCCTGGCTCATCTCTGGGGCAAAACCCTGGAAACCAAAGGGGGCTTGGGGGAAGAGGGGTGGGCAAGGCTTGAGACAAGTGAGCTGCTCTCATATTCCTTCTCAGAGGATCCCATTTGAGCCCTGTAATCACCAGGGTCTTAGGCCCAAGGCAGGCAAAGTGAATGCACTTCTTGGAGAACAGAGAGAAGTTGGGCCCACAGGTCAGCCCTGGAGCAGCACACTGCTCCTTACTCCCTGAGGGCTCGGGCTAGAGGCAGTCGGAGCCGCCACCTCCCTGTGCTGTTGCCAAAGGAGGTTGGCAGGACTACGGAgtgaaagaggagaagaggggcaATGGAAAGCAAGGTAGAGAGGAGAGCAACGGCCTTAGACGTGGGGAGCTGGGTGGCGCATCAGGAGGAGTTCTGGTTCTGGTAGATGGATGCTTTCTCCTTCAGCAGATCCAGACACAGGTGGCAACTCCAACTTCctacagagaggcagaggggtcaGGGCAGATCCCACAAAATCTCATCGACTGTCTTCCACTCCTCAGACCTCACTCCAGGTAGGACAGGGGGAGTTCTGTAGCAGCAACTTCATTGTTCTCCTGAGCTGAGGGAACTACTTAGTCTTCAAAACCATGAAAATTagaaccagagagatggctcagcagtcaaagAAGAtgtggttcagttcccagcacccacttggtggttcacagccacctACAACTCCATCTACAGGGACCTGATGCTCCATCCTCTGACCCCCAAAGGCATCAGCTACTCATGTAGTAGActgacatacatgtagacaaaatactCATTTTAACATACActaaaaatacacatgaaaaccATTCTCCATGAGCACACTGAGTGCAAGGACAGTCCCCAAACAATGCCAGATCCTCTTGTCACTTCAGTGGCCCATGGGCTCACAGGACAGTCTGAGCAGACAcaagtgttttggggttttttttgttggtaacttattaaatttatttatttgggggcatttgccacagcatgcatgtgaaagacaacttgtgggagtccaTTCTGTCTTTCACCATGTCTGTTGAGGGTTAACCTCTTAAACTCAGTCTGTCCAGGCTTGGTTCCAAgtgtttacctgctgagccatcttgccagcccagtcAAAGATTGTTAAAATGCTCCCAACTTTAGACAAAAAAAGTCACTGCCTCAAAGGTTgaaaaaaagtcatgaaaagaGACCTCAGAGAAACTACTATATTTTATccccaagacagtttctctgcttagtcctggctgtcctgaaactcactctgtagaccatgctggctttgaactcagagacctgcccctgccttttaagtgctgggaataaaggcgtgtgccaccaggcctggcttgggAAACTACTTTTAATTTAGTAAAAGCCAGACATCCCATTTCTGTGGAATGCACTGCAAGTGAACTGGGGTGCCAACATCTCTGGGTGTTTCAgcagaaatcagagaaagaagtGAACTTGTGTATCCCACCCCTTATCACCCAAGCCTAATTTCatagagaaacaggaaataaccaggcacagtggtgcacacctatgATTGCAGCTCTTAGGGAACAGAGGTAGATCTCTTTTGAGTAATTACCCTGcctaaaaaactaaacaaagaacaacaacaaaaataaataaaaaataaaaataaagaaaaagaaaacttataaacagaaaataattgtTCTGTGCAAGAAAAATAGCTTGCTAAAACATTACTGGTATTTATTGCAGTTGGCTCCATTTTCTTGAGAAGTAAAACTACTTATTTTGGGGATGGGGGTTGtgaacaaggtttctctgtgtagccctggctgtcctggaactacctctatattccaggctggccttgaactccgaaatccacctgcctatgcctcctgaatgctgtgattaaaggcacattaccaccacctggctaaatCTTAATATAGAGTATATAAGCataattgtatgtatgtggttTGGAGAATACTCCAGAGGAAATAGCTTATCTCTCCAAAGACATAGGATTGCATCAAGTCTAACCCAGCTGCTCTAGAgacggagacaggaggatttcaagttcaagggcTGGCTACCTGGGCTACCAAGCTAGCTCAGGCTACCTTatgcaacttagtgagaccctgtctcaaaacaaaagatacAAGTGTGGGATGGTGAGACGGcccaaagcctgatgacctgataCTCTCCAGAGCCCACGGTGAAAGAAGACTTGACTTCTAaactttgtcctctgacctctacacaagtGCTACGGATTCAGAGTGTACAGCACTCTGAATAAAAAAATGTCAAGAGTTAGGGAtatagggagatagctcagcagtggGATGTTTGGCCAGCAAGTACAGGATTCTGGGTTCTATCTCTAGTACTacaaaaagcaaaagacagaaaataagccCTTTGTAGTACTAAGGAAATATCTGTGCACAGGTACATGcctgtgtctgcagaggccagaggaggagactccggacctggaattacagaccaTGGGGAATGGCCAACAGGTGATAGAAACTGAACCAAGGCCCTCTGGAGGatcattcagtgctcttaactgctgagccatttctccagactcattaaatgtttgctttaattTACCACAtgtcattttattatgaaatctATGCTGTTAGACATAAGAATGCTGAAACCCATACAATTACAGATCCATGACAAGTCACAAATTTCAGTATGGATATTTTACTTGGTTGCTGTGGATCTTTCTGggataaaatattttgagtaGATCCAGGCACTTACCTTCAGGAGGCTCAGACATGGAAGGAGTAAGACAGTACATGTGGTAGCCACGGTCACAGTCATCACAGAAAAGCAGCTGGTCCTGCAGAAGGTGAGAAGAACAAAGGTGCAATGGTTTATGTGCTAAGTTATGACACTGCTGCTGCTCCAAGAGGGACTAGTAGCAGCAAGGGTCAATTGTCAGTCTGTCCATCACTGTCTATCTGGAGTCTAACTGATCACAAAGCCTACTATTTCCCTACAATCTTTTCTCCACAGAGCTGCCAGTTACCTTTTGAAAAGATGAGACAGAGCATATAACCCCCTTAATAAAGAGCCTCAGATAACATCCTCAAGGTCTAAGCATAGGGCAGAGCTTAGGTGCTTAATGTGCACCAGGTCCAGGACTCCTCACTGAGCTCAAATGGTCCCAAGATCCTACAACGTCCGGCCGAGCCCCGCCTCTGTCCACCTTCCCGACACAGGAAAGATCTAGTGGATAACAATGGCCTCATTACAGCCAGCTGGCCCACCTTAAGGCCTCTGCACTAGCCATACTTTCTGGGCTCCTTGTATTATCCAAACTCCAACAGCAACCTCACTTCCTCCAGAAGCAAATACAGCTACAAACCTCTATCAGCATCCAGTTAACTCTTTGGCACATGActagtttcattttcttcaaggtGTATCATACAAAACTCTGTTCCCCCAAGTACACAGATTCTATCAAAGCACCAACTTCTCTGTCTTATTTACTGACCTGAGAGCTAAGAACACTGTCTGACTGTTGGTGCCCAagaaacagatatttttaaacaaGTATAAAGTTCCCAGGAGGGCGTTAGGGAGGAGCAGGTGCCTTCTGACGGAGCCAGGCAGGCTCAGCGACACTCACGTCGTTCTCCGACGTGCCGCAGAGGTTGCAGCACTTGCACTCGATGCACTGCCAGCGGTAGGTCTTCACGGCCGCCATCATCACAGGGGTGAACTGCAGGCAGGACGGATGCCCTGTGGAGGAGGGGAGTAAGTGGTTGGAAagcagggtggggagtgggtaAGGGAGGCTGCCTGATTCTAACAGCACTCAAGGAAGCAGGCTAAGAGGTCCCTGGGCACGGAGCAGTCTGCTCTTTGAGGATGGAGGTACCTGAGCGGCCACAGTCGGAACAGGACACTAGCTCCTCAGGCTGCCCTGTCTTCTTGTTGATTTTTGAGTCTCCTAGGCAGAAGTCACAGTAGTTGTTAGGCAGGGCCAATCCATCAGGTCCTTTCTTGGCtatagggaaaaagaaaaaaattctgatgaTTCTCAAGGGAACCCTGGGATACCCTACACTCTCTCTATGAAGGGTTTTTATAAGTAGGCTGCGTCCTCTCCTGCTTGCCTGCCCTGACAGCTCAGCTTACATTTCTGCTCCTCAGACCTCTGGGacacaggagtgggtggttgcgagtcttctttgtcctctccttcctcttcagccAGGTGGGAATGGGCGTAGTGGTAACTGAGGCCAGGCCGGTTCTTGTAGCGTTTGCCACAGACTGGGCGGGAGAAAGATTGCAGAGAGCTATCAGGACACAAAGGTGCTACTTCCCCACTCTGACAAGCTCTGAAGCTCCAAATGAGGCCCATGGAACATCTCTGCCCCCAGTATCTCTACTCTGGGACAAGCTTTAGTGATGGCCCCTTCCCCTCAGCCAAGAGCATCACTCTCTGGACCTCTTTAGTTTCTTGGATTCTCTTCCCTCTCTAAAACACAATAGCTACCGACATTTTTCTATGCTGGCTTTTAGAAGGACTTAGCCCATGCTGCATCAACTTG from Mus caroli chromosome 19, CAROLI_EIJ_v1.1, whole genome shotgun sequence encodes the following:
- the Tigd3 gene encoding tigger transposable element-derived protein 3 — encoded protein: MELNTKKKLHALSLAEKIQVLELLDESKMSQSEVARRFQVSQPQISRICKNKEKLLADWCSGTANHERKRKRESKYSGIDEALLCWYHIARAKAWDVTGPMLLHKAKELADIMGQDFVPSIGWLVRWKRRNNVGFGARQVLVPLFPPEAPPAVLPSQAQPPLSLKDFSPEDVFGCAEVPLLYRGVPGRVFECDRLQVLLCANSRGTEKRRVFVGGLQAAPRCFFGVSSEALPTSYHPDLAIPWSEWLAQFDQDMGQQGRQVALLLASGVVEEWASLPGLHHVRLLPLSASSTTPSLPGSVVLAFKAHYRHRLLSKLAAMQSGKEGTSLAEARASITVLDALHMVAAAWAKVPRQLILSSFVQEGLAPGKTPLSLDKDTEMSPVPSGLSQEEFSHFVDLEDEDPGPRVCKEETGTEDSGREEDGFEPLPTKADALQALCTLRRWLECNSASPELFEKFYDCEMEVEQLCSL